Proteins encoded within one genomic window of Thermococcus celer Vu 13 = JCM 8558:
- a CDS encoding PIN domain-containing protein, whose amino-acid sequence MGAVIDSNVFIYAAIENSEYHKSAMNVIRSLDGWIVPTIVIYETVWNFRKLGFGTEEARELVEQILFDPRTSLVDDRRYLLGGFELLKELGLRHYIDSVILAIGKEAGALATYDKKLRNQATRLGIKLIPEVLE is encoded by the coding sequence ATGGGAGCGGTGATCGACTCCAACGTCTTCATATACGCGGCCATTGAGAACTCCGAGTACCATAAAAGCGCCATGAACGTCATCCGTTCGTTAGACGGCTGGATCGTGCCCACGATAGTCATCTACGAGACCGTCTGGAACTTCAGGAAGCTCGGGTTCGGCACGGAGGAGGCGAGGGAGCTCGTGGAGCAGATACTGTTCGACCCGAGGACCTCGCTCGTGGACGACAGGAGGTACCTCCTCGGGGGATTCGAGCTCCTTAAAGAGCTGGGCCTCAGACACTACATCGACTCCGTGATCCTGGCCATCGGAAAGGAAGCGGGGGCCCTCGCCACCTACGATAAAAAGCTTAGAAACCAGGCCACGAGACTTGGAATTAAACTGATTCCGGAGGTGCTGGAATGA
- a CDS encoding AbrB/MazE/SpoVT family DNA-binding domain-containing protein, with translation MPVTKVTRNYQITIPAEIRKALGIKEGEYLTVELKGDAIVLRRARREWKTFRLGRKLTAEELERISEEALEEEMSWER, from the coding sequence ATGCCGGTAACCAAGGTGACGAGGAACTACCAGATAACCATCCCCGCGGAGATCAGAAAGGCCCTCGGGATAAAGGAGGGGGAGTACCTGACGGTCGAGCTGAAGGGGGACGCGATAGTCCTCAGACGGGCGAGGCGGGAGTGGAAAACCTTCAGGCTCGGGAGGAAGCTGACCGCGGAGGAGCTCGAGAGGATCTCGGAGGAGGCCCTCGAGGAGGAGATGTCATGGGAGCGGTGA
- a CDS encoding dihydroorotate dehydrogenase has product MVSLRVKLLGLTFENPLILASGIDDKTPEQWIRAHEEGAGGVVTKSIGVEPREGYDNPTIVELPYGLINAMGLPNPGWKGFLKMVEGYTFDFPLIVSIFGGSGEEFAFLAEKLSDVADAFELNLSCPHAKGYGMEIGQKPENVYEIVRAVKEATDRPVIAKLTPNTDDITRLGLAAERAGADAVSAINTLKAVAIDVYARRPILSNRVGGYSGPGVKPVALRAVYDLARTLEIPVIGIGGITTWRDAVEFLLAGASALQIGTAVSLRGWGVFREISTGIEAYLESEGFSSVEEIVGLALG; this is encoded by the coding sequence ATGGTGAGCCTCAGGGTCAAGCTCCTCGGCTTAACTTTCGAGAACCCCCTCATCCTCGCCTCGGGAATCGACGACAAAACGCCGGAGCAGTGGATAAGGGCCCACGAGGAAGGGGCGGGCGGCGTGGTAACCAAGTCCATCGGAGTGGAGCCGAGGGAGGGCTACGACAACCCCACCATCGTCGAGCTCCCCTACGGCCTGATAAACGCGATGGGCCTTCCGAACCCCGGCTGGAAGGGCTTTCTAAAGATGGTTGAAGGTTACACCTTCGACTTCCCGCTCATCGTCTCCATCTTTGGTGGAAGCGGGGAGGAGTTCGCCTTCCTGGCCGAGAAACTGAGCGACGTTGCGGATGCCTTCGAGCTGAACCTCAGCTGTCCCCATGCGAAGGGCTACGGCATGGAGATCGGCCAGAAGCCGGAGAACGTCTACGAGATAGTCAGGGCGGTCAAGGAGGCGACGGACAGACCGGTTATCGCGAAGCTCACCCCCAACACGGACGACATCACGAGGCTCGGTCTGGCGGCGGAGAGGGCGGGCGCCGATGCGGTCTCGGCAATAAACACGCTTAAGGCGGTGGCGATAGACGTCTACGCGAGGAGGCCGATACTGAGCAACCGGGTCGGCGGCTACTCCGGGCCCGGGGTGAAGCCCGTGGCGCTGAGGGCCGTCTACGACCTTGCGAGAACCCTCGAGATCCCGGTCATAGGGATCGGCGGCATAACGACCTGGAGGGACGCCGTCGAGTTCCTCTTAGCTGGAGCATCGGCGTTGCAGATAGGAACAGCCGTCTCGCTCCGCGGCTGGGGGGTTTTCAGGGAGATAAGCACGGGCATCGAGGCCTACCTCGAGAGCGAGGGCTTTTCGAGTGTGGAGGAGATAGTCGGCCTCGCGCTTGGGTAA